In the Sinorhizobium arboris LMG 14919 genome, one interval contains:
- a CDS encoding NADH-quinone oxidoreductase subunit J yields the protein MGLQVLFFYLFAFIAVASAFMVIAAKNPVYSVLFLILTFFNAAGLFLLTGAEFLAMILLVVYVGAVAVLFLFVVMMLDIDFAELRAGVLEYAPIGALIGLILAAELIIVVGGSAFSPDIAKGIAMPIPAPSERTNTAALGDVLYTHYVYFFQIAGLVLLVAMIGAIVLTLRHRQNIKRQSIPQQVARTPENAVEVVTVKPGQGI from the coding sequence ATGGGTCTGCAGGTTCTTTTTTTCTATCTATTTGCCTTCATCGCCGTGGCGTCGGCATTCATGGTCATCGCGGCCAAGAATCCGGTCTATTCGGTTCTGTTCCTGATCCTGACCTTCTTCAATGCGGCCGGGCTCTTCCTGCTGACCGGTGCCGAGTTCCTGGCGATGATCCTGCTGGTGGTCTATGTCGGGGCCGTCGCGGTTCTCTTCCTCTTCGTGGTCATGATGCTCGATATCGACTTTGCCGAGCTTCGCGCCGGCGTGCTCGAATATGCGCCGATCGGCGCGCTGATCGGGCTGATCCTTGCCGCCGAGCTGATCATCGTCGTCGGCGGCTCGGCCTTCTCGCCTGATATCGCCAAGGGCATCGCCATGCCGATACCGGCGCCGAGCGAACGCACCAACACCGCCGCGCTCGGAGATGTCCTCTATACCCACTACGTCTATTTCTTCCAGATCGCGGGGCTCGTGCTGCTCGTCGCCATGATCGGCGCCATCGTGCTGACCCTGCGTCACCGTCAGAACATCAAGCGTCAGAGCATTCCGCAGCAGGTTGCCCGCACCCCTGAAAACGCCGTCGAGGTGGTTACGGTCAAGCCGGGGCAGGGCATCTAA
- the nuoK gene encoding NADH-quinone oxidoreductase subunit NuoK: protein MEIGISHYLTVSAILFTLGVFGIFLNRKNVIIILMSVELILLAVNINMVAFSAFLNDITGQVFALFILTVAAAEAAIGLAILVVFYRNRGSIAVEDVNMMKG, encoded by the coding sequence ATGGAAATCGGGATTTCCCACTATCTGACCGTCAGCGCCATTCTGTTCACGCTCGGCGTCTTCGGCATCTTCCTCAACCGGAAGAACGTCATCATCATTCTCATGTCGGTGGAGCTCATCCTGCTTGCCGTCAACATCAACATGGTGGCGTTCTCGGCGTTCCTGAACGACATAACCGGCCAGGTGTTCGCGCTGTTCATCCTGACGGTTGCGGCGGCCGAAGCCGCTATCGGACTTGCAATTCTCGTCGTCTTCTACCGCAACCGCGGCTCGATCGCCGTCGAAGACGTCAACATGATGAAGGGCTGA
- the nuoL gene encoding NADH-quinone oxidoreductase subunit L, protein MDTIVKAIVFLPLIGFLIAGLLGTQIGAKASEYVTSGLMLVTVALSWFVFFHVALGEEEMIKVAVLRWIQSGSFDVEWAFRVDTLTAVMFVVVNTVSTLVHIYSIGYMHHDPNRPRFFAYLSLFTFAMLMLITSDNLLQMFFGWEGVGLASYLLIGFWYKKPSANAAAMKAFIVNRVGDFGFSLGIFCVFVLFGSINFETIFAAAQNYLPAEGAAAGDAVINLFGMQLDKGHALTAACLLLFMGAMGKSAQFLLHTWLPDAMEGPTPVSALIHAATMVTAGVFLVARMSPLFELSPDALTVVTVIGAITAFFAATVGLVQNDIKRVIAYSTCSQLGYMFVALGVGAYGAAIFHLFTHAFFKALLFLGAGSVIHAVDGEQDMRYMGGLRTHIPVTYWMMFIGTIALTGVGIPGTVIGTAGFFSKDAIIESTFASHSVVSGFAFVLLVIAALFTSFYSWRLTFMTFHGKPRASSDVMHHVHESPQVMLVPLYVLAAGALVAGFLFHDYFFGHHYAEFWQGALFTSAENELLEEYHHVPLWVKWSPFAAMALGLFTAWYMYIRSPETPKYLADQHRGLYRFLLNKWYFDELYDFLFVRTAKRLGTFLWKEGDGRVIDGYGPNGIAARVLDVTDRVVRLQTGYLYHYAFAMLIGIAALVTWMMLGSSF, encoded by the coding sequence ATGGATACCATCGTCAAGGCTATCGTCTTCCTGCCTCTGATCGGCTTCCTGATCGCCGGCCTTCTCGGCACGCAGATCGGCGCCAAGGCATCCGAATATGTGACCAGCGGTCTGATGCTCGTCACCGTCGCGCTATCCTGGTTCGTCTTCTTCCATGTCGCTCTCGGCGAGGAGGAGATGATCAAGGTTGCGGTGCTGCGCTGGATCCAGTCCGGAAGCTTCGATGTCGAATGGGCTTTCCGCGTCGATACGCTGACGGCCGTCATGTTCGTCGTTGTCAACACGGTATCGACCCTGGTGCATATCTACTCGATCGGATACATGCACCACGATCCGAACCGGCCGCGCTTCTTCGCCTATCTGTCGCTCTTTACCTTCGCGATGCTGATGCTCATCACGTCGGACAATCTGCTGCAGATGTTCTTCGGCTGGGAAGGCGTCGGTCTCGCGTCATATCTGCTGATCGGCTTCTGGTACAAGAAGCCTTCTGCCAATGCGGCGGCGATGAAGGCCTTCATCGTCAACCGCGTCGGCGACTTCGGTTTTTCGCTCGGTATCTTCTGCGTCTTCGTCCTATTCGGCTCGATCAATTTCGAGACCATCTTTGCCGCCGCTCAGAACTATCTGCCGGCCGAAGGTGCTGCGGCAGGGGACGCAGTCATCAATCTTTTCGGAATGCAGCTCGACAAGGGGCATGCCCTGACGGCCGCCTGCCTGCTGCTCTTCATGGGCGCCATGGGCAAGTCGGCGCAGTTCCTGCTGCACACCTGGCTGCCGGACGCCATGGAAGGTCCGACTCCGGTTTCAGCACTTATCCATGCCGCGACCATGGTGACCGCCGGCGTCTTCCTCGTCGCCCGCATGTCGCCGCTCTTCGAGCTGTCGCCGGACGCTCTCACGGTCGTCACGGTGATCGGCGCGATCACCGCGTTCTTTGCGGCGACGGTCGGTCTCGTCCAGAACGATATCAAGCGCGTCATCGCCTATTCGACCTGCTCGCAGCTCGGCTACATGTTCGTTGCACTCGGCGTCGGCGCCTATGGCGCGGCGATCTTCCACCTGTTCACGCACGCCTTCTTCAAGGCGCTCCTGTTCCTGGGCGCGGGCTCGGTCATCCATGCCGTCGACGGCGAGCAGGACATGCGTTACATGGGCGGATTGCGCACGCATATTCCGGTCACCTACTGGATGATGTTCATCGGTACGATCGCGCTCACCGGCGTCGGCATTCCCGGCACGGTCATCGGCACGGCGGGTTTCTTCTCGAAGGATGCGATCATCGAATCCACCTTCGCCTCGCATAGCGTCGTTTCCGGTTTCGCCTTCGTGCTGCTGGTCATCGCGGCGCTCTTTACCAGCTTCTACTCCTGGCGCCTGACCTTCATGACGTTCCACGGCAAGCCGCGTGCCTCCTCGGACGTCATGCACCATGTCCACGAGTCGCCCCAGGTGATGCTGGTGCCCCTTTACGTCCTGGCCGCCGGCGCCCTCGTCGCGGGCTTCCTCTTCCACGATTATTTCTTCGGGCATCACTATGCCGAGTTCTGGCAGGGCGCTCTGTTCACGTCGGCCGAAAACGAGCTTCTCGAGGAGTACCACCACGTTCCCCTGTGGGTGAAATGGAGCCCGTTCGCGGCCATGGCGCTCGGTCTCTTCACGGCCTGGTACATGTACATCCGCTCGCCGGAGACGCCGAAATATCTCGCCGATCAGCATCGCGGGCTTTACCGCTTCCTGCTCAACAAGTGGTATTTCGACGAACTCTACGATTTCCTGTTCGTCCGTACCGCCAAGCGCCTCGGCACCTTCCTCTGGAAGGAAGGTGACGGCCGGGTGATCGACGGGTACGGCCCGAACGGGATCGCTGCGCGCGTTCTCGACGTGACCGACCGGGTGGTCCGCCTGCAGACCGGTTACCTTTACCACTACGCGTTCGCCATGCTGATCGGCATTGCAGCGCTCGTTACATGGATGATGCTCGGGAGTTCCTTCTGA
- the nuoI gene encoding NADH-quinone oxidoreductase subunit NuoI has protein sequence MAALSNAVSSLFLKEFVGAFLLSMRYFFRPKATVNYPFEKGPVSPRFRGEHALRRYPNGEERCIACKLCEAICPAQAITIEAGPRRNDGTRRTVRYDIDMVKCIYCGFCQEACPVDAIVEGPNFEFSTETREELYYDKEKLLANGDRWEREIARNIAMDSPYR, from the coding sequence ATGGCCGCTCTGTCGAACGCCGTCAGCTCGCTGTTCCTCAAGGAATTCGTGGGCGCATTTCTTCTGTCGATGCGCTATTTCTTCCGGCCGAAGGCGACCGTGAACTATCCCTTCGAGAAGGGGCCCGTCAGCCCGCGCTTTCGTGGCGAACACGCGCTTCGCCGTTACCCGAACGGCGAAGAGCGTTGCATCGCCTGCAAGCTGTGCGAGGCGATCTGTCCTGCCCAGGCCATAACCATCGAGGCCGGGCCGCGCCGCAACGACGGCACCCGCCGCACGGTGCGTTATGACATCGACATGGTGAAGTGCATCTATTGCGGCTTCTGCCAGGAGGCTTGTCCGGTCGATGCGATCGTCGAGGGGCCGAATTTCGAATTCTCCACCGAGACGCGCGAAGAACTCTACTACGACAAGGAAAAGCTGCTCGCCAACGGTGACCGGTGGGAGCGGGAAATCGCGCGCAACATTGCGATGGACTCGCCTTACCGCTGA